One part of the Tunicatimonas pelagia genome encodes these proteins:
- a CDS encoding FecR family protein: protein MDYAKQLLQKYLNGYCTTEEKRQLYRYLLQSEAKDYDEVLHALWAELSDVPQPDTATSDRIYQSVVASQTTSEHRFLAKKKWYIAASLTGVLTVLAAWYYLLPHTQTYETQYSEVKTLVLPDSSIVYLNANSKITYSSDLAENTTREVWLSGEAYFEITRRQAPSNQPVKMIVHTAQVDIEVLGTAFNVKDRRGITQVVLDEGKVRLRSPQSDDELVAMEPGEAVQVNQQQLFSVEKIGGETHASSWKENELYFDNQSLREIQQVLADNYGLQLRFANFAVGELTFTGSAPADNISVLFTTLEKSFSLSIEEINGEYVVRRKP from the coding sequence ATGGATTACGCTAAGCAGTTGCTACAAAAGTATCTGAACGGATACTGTACTACGGAAGAAAAACGACAGCTTTATCGCTATTTGCTTCAAAGCGAAGCTAAAGATTATGATGAAGTGCTACACGCGCTCTGGGCTGAACTTTCGGATGTGCCCCAACCGGACACAGCTACCTCAGACCGGATATACCAATCGGTAGTAGCCAGTCAAACCACCTCAGAGCATCGTTTTTTAGCAAAGAAGAAATGGTATATCGCTGCTTCTCTTACCGGAGTACTGACTGTGCTAGCAGCTTGGTACTACCTCTTACCTCATACCCAAACGTACGAAACTCAGTACAGCGAAGTAAAAACGCTGGTGCTACCGGATAGCTCAATAGTCTACCTCAATGCCAATTCTAAAATCACTTATTCCTCTGACTTAGCCGAAAATACTACCCGCGAAGTATGGCTGAGTGGCGAAGCGTACTTTGAAATTACTCGTCGACAAGCACCATCGAACCAACCAGTAAAAATGATTGTGCATACTGCCCAAGTAGATATTGAAGTATTAGGCACTGCCTTTAATGTAAAAGATCGTCGGGGTATTACCCAAGTAGTGTTGGATGAAGGAAAAGTTCGTCTAAGGTCACCTCAGAGTGATGATGAATTAGTAGCTATGGAGCCGGGTGAAGCAGTTCAGGTGAACCAGCAACAGTTGTTCTCGGTAGAGAAAATTGGGGGCGAAACTCACGCATCTTCCTGGAAAGAAAATGAGCTGTACTTCGATAATCAGTCGCTACGGGAAATACAACAAGTGCTGGCTGATAACTACGGTCTGCAGTTACGATTTGCCAATTTTGCTGTGGGTGAGCTAACGTTTACCGGATCTGCTCCTGCCGATAATATATCAGTACTATTTACAACACTAGAAAAGTCATTCTCCCTAAGTATAGAAGAGATAAACGGTGAGTACGTGGTTAGGCGGAAGCCTTAA